The genomic region CCATGTCAGCATGTCCTCGTTCGCTGAAGTGGAAACAGTCCTTAGAGAAGTAGGTGGAGTCGGGCCTGCCATCCTAGAAGAAGCAAACATCACTGCGTGTGCATGTGCTCTAAAGAGGATGGGAATCTAAATATGTACACTTGGCACGGTGGTGAAGACTGAGCGATGGCTTACAGTGTCTAGGGGAACAATGGTATTTTTGAAGAAAGGTTGGAGTACTACTGCAAAGTCTTCTCTGCCATCATAGTTGCCTCCATACACCAGCTTTTCAGTCTCAATCTGACAGAAAATAACAGTAATGCAGATGTAATGACCCATCTTAATCAGGACATTTTGGATTTACGGTTTTACTAACCTGTACATCCCGATTGATCCGTTTGATTTCGGCCAGCTCTGGTGAATCCTCTCCAGGCAGGAGGAAGCAGGGACAGACCTGCCTGTGAAAATTAACACAGAAAATCTGTTTTGGCAAAATTTCTCCACAACAAAATTGCCAACAATCATAAAATCTGAAGATGAAGCAGAGATGAAAAAACCACACAGATAGACAAAGTGCGCAGAGAGGTGTCATTATTTTACCTCCTAAGAGCTTCATTATTTTCCGAATGAGAGAGATTATTTGGAAAACAAAATAGTTTTTCTGAACAATTAGTAGCTCAAACAAAGTAAAAAATTGGAAggtaaataactttaaaaaaaagcAACACCTCTGATCATTGAAGGTCTCAGGAGGGTTTTAGAAGAATTTACTTAATAGATTTTATACTAAAAACACATTCAGCTTCAGACTCAGTCCCAGGATtccaaaggggtttgaatgaaaGCAACTGGATTacatggtttcttgaagacattttgacATAGCTTAGTCaactctgactggaatatggggtcaagcttataaactataACTGTCTATtactgcttaacgagctgaaactacctatgaatacccctcctccctacccctgAGAAGTCATTGATGTCGTTAGGTCCTATTGTGtgggaatggttgttttgattagatgcaggagggtgtgatcTAGACTAAAACTGCTTTGGAATTaggttcaaagctgcattatatgggccattcccatctgtaccgggtcggcccgggccgggtagcgtaggttgtttacatatctgggtggcctggtatttttccgggccaaccaaggctcattctcagccctcttctcgagggggtctgcttcaggccgaccagggccaacacacccactgctgacagcaaattcacaccttccattagagcaagcctctgattggtgggtagaatcagcccacatgggcttaaggcaaggatgtgtggaatcaaccgggccaggctggggccgactggggctacccggcccgggccgacccggtacagatgggaatggcccaataggtgctgaaaaggtgaaacctgaggcctCCTCCTCTATTTAATGTAGGTCTTTCCCGTTTGGCATAGCTTCCttcactcctctctcaaaccatccatCGTCTGTCCTCCAGAATGTGAACATTGTCCTCTTCAAAAGTGTGTcctttgtccttcaggtgtaagtgggctgcagagtgttgacctgaagaggtggctctcctgcatTGTTCCATGAAAATTCAAAcctctttggattaccatgacctgaatGACTGAGAATTTTACCAGCATAGTCCCTCTAGGAATTTACAGACATTTTTGTGATTGTTGTGATTCAAACCTCAGATTTGGCTGTGTTGATTTAAAATAGTGgtgcaatcaaactttattttataTAATGGCTGGTGAAATCATATAGTTATTATATTCTCCCTGAAGAATCTTTATATTGTTGCGTCACTTTGGGAGGGGCAATTGAACGTGCACTCCCACTCTTAACGCCaacaaaaaggcaaaataacaggatACATGACTGGTTTGAAAAGAATACACATAAAAAGCATGCAGATGCAATAAAATGTTCAGATTATACTTGATACTGTTACTCTAGCTCATGAAATAATGTGTGAGTTAATTTTTGTGCACTGGTGCCAGTCAGAGACACAGAAAATAAAGAAGAAAGTGATGATTAAAGCtgaaatttaaacaaataactaaATTTGTAGAATAAAAATGAAATGTTGAGGAGAAGTATAATTAAATGATCTGGTCCAACAAGCAGATGATGTATGGTGCATATGCATGTTTGAGATGTGCAGGGTTAGGGTTGGTTACATTTGCGATACTAGTTGGGATTGCAACATGGCATCTCCCTCCGGTTAATGAAGAATCGTACTTTTGTATCAATTTACACCCGAGACTGTCGCTTTTAATCCTGCGAAGGCCTTCAATCTCCAGGATCTCTAAGACGTTGACAATTGCTCTGGGAACCTGTGCTCAAAAAAGGAAGAATTAAAATTTTTTCCTCATGTAGATCAAATTTTTACTGTATTTAATTAGTAGGAAACATCACCTCACCTCTTTGTAGAGGATGTCCAAGCTCATCCTCATATGATGGCTGTAGTTCTGAGGTGACAGAGTAACCTGCAAAATTTAGACAAATTATTTATGCATACGTTAACACGCACCTTTTTAAACCCCTTTGAGAAAAGGTGCATAATACAGTGAGTGAGACTGGATTTAATCACAAATCACTTCAGGGTTTCTACTCAAAAGACACAAATAATATCTAACAGCTGCCATCACAAAGCCACATCGTTATTTGATGCCACTTTCTGATGTTCTGCTTCAGAGGACACAAACGGTGAGAAGGGCCGTCAATGTCAATGAAGCACGAGGATCCTAATGGAGGGAGAAAGCAAAACAAGATGTTAAAATGAAAAACGGAGGAGGGCGAGCAGAAGAGACACAGGATGTTTATGCCTTGTAGCGAACAAGGCCCGTCTCTGTGGTCCCCTCACTCAGACAGACAGAGGCTCTCATCTCAATCTGACACAATGAAGCTCTAAGGGGAGGGCTGCTTACAAAGCGTCATTATTCTGCTGATATCCAGTGATATCATTAGACAGGGGATCACCAAACACCCAGAGATGGCTAAACACCGGACTGGTGCACCCCCGGATCCCTAACCAACTCACCCGGTCGTTGCAGTACTGACACAGGTCATTGCCTCCAATGAAAAGAGTCACAAGCTTCCAGTCGTTTTGAAAATTCACCGTCTATTAATTTTACATCCAAAAACAAATCAGATCATTACAGGATTCAGCAGAAGGATTTTAACCAAACCACTTAAACACTCACAGAGTCGTTCTTCATGGTGATAATCAGATTGTGGATCTGCTGTGGGATTTCTCTGTATCAGATTAGAAACATAAGTAATCAGTGTTTATGAGGGCATTAATGGTGCAGTAGCTGATAAGAAGAGTGTGGTAAAGCTCACGCCATCTTAGCCccagacaccgccatgttgaagccCGTCTGCCTTTTCCCAATTCCCTTTGACACCCCTTTGATGTCCGGGTTGAACTTCCTGAGGATATCTGATGTATAAAACAAAAAGTAATGTGTTTCTGCACAAATGACCCAAGGATTTGTTTAGACTCCGAGTGCCATCTAGTGGTGATGAAGAGCATTACACTTACTGGGAAGTGTTGTGACAGTCTCAAGAGAGTCATCTCCTCCAATGCTTGGGtttagacaataataataatattttaaaaAAACAGAAAGTAAGAGAATGTTCACAACAAAACAGATTTCATTACAGATTAGTGTGATGCATCTCACCTCCAGGACACTCCCCTGTATTCATTTTTTAGCTGGAGCAAATTTTGTGCTTTTGCACCAAAACCAGCCTGGGAGCACAAAAGTAGTGGTCACACCTAAGTGTTCAGGGaatatgtttttctgttttaacttcTAGTGTATTTATTTTACTACAAGCCAATTCATTTGGACTTCATTCCTGTTCAGTTAGCTTGCTAGTATGAAACAAACCCATAATAGTCTTCTAAATGATATCGATatctatagatatatagatatatacacacacacacttgcattatCTTGCTGTGGGAACTCAGTGTCCTTATTGTAAATATCTGGATGGCTAAACTGCCTTAACCTTCCCaatttattattgtcaacttgaaTATAAACCAGAGCAAGAAGTTGGAAAAACCTGCTTTATGTCAACGTTCACATACCGTTATAGAGTCTCCTAAAGCTGCCACTATCTTGATATCTGCTGGACGTAGTCTGTGAACTAACAAAGGCCCAAAATGAGCATATTTCCTGTCCTAAACCCACCTCAGTTAATAATAGTGTTGCGTACCTGAAGTGGGCACAGAGTTGGATGGAGCTGTGTTCACACAGGAGAAGTCGCTGCCCCAGTTCTATAAAAATAACATGTTTTATCTGATAACAGCATCTTAGAGCTAACATTAAAAATGAAGTGAGGTAAATTAGACTTACCGTAACTGGAGGAGGACTGGGTGGAGGACCTGGGAAGGTGTAGTTGCTGTTGAGGGCTGTTCTCAAGAAAGGGTTTGTCTTTAGTAGGAAAACCCACCAAAAAGTAAAATTAATAAATGTCTTTTAAAACTGTTTAAAGAAAGTTCCTCATGTGTTTCTCACCTGAGAGGGGCACTTCAAATCAATGCCTGATGTAAAGTCTTCTCTGAACGTCTTATTGCCCACTGGCTCCAACTAAGAGATGGTAAGAGTAGGTCTATGTGGGCGAAATACAACATGTAACTTATGTTTTCTGGTAGCTCACTTTACCATGTTGTTCCACAGCGAGCGAGCCATGAGTGTGTGAGCTTTCTGACTGAGGTGGAAACAATCTGGTGAAAAGTAGGAGCGATCAGGTCGGCCATCCTTTTCAAATAATAAAGAAACAGGAAAAGATTCATTAAAACATAAAAGGGTTTATGTGCCATAACTGTCTGTTCTTACCTCTAATCTGGGAAGGAAAACCTCTCTGAAGAAAGGCTGCAGAATCACTGAGAAGTTGTCGTGTGTGTCGTATCGTCCAGAATCAACAAGCTCTCTCATAGCAAActgaaatgaataaataaatggccCCAACCATAAGATACCGCAGCAGTGTGTGAATAATAGACATTTTTTTGAAAAGCACTAAACATTGAAGAACTTTGTAGTTtcgggtaaaaaaaaaagattcagaaTTCTCCTAAAGATGcttcttcatttaaaaaaatggcaAGAAATGTTTGATTTGCACCTGATACGCTCTGTTGAAGTCGATTAACCTCTGCAGTTCAGAAGTTCCGTCTTTGGGCTTCACCACACAGGGACAAACTATTCTGGAAATCAAATCCAATAAAAGATCAGtagaatgtttattttttttacaattggaaactgttctttgagctTTTAGAGCAGGGGCGTCTTGGAGAGCcgttttccagcatgttttagttgttcctcTGCTCAAACACACTTGATTGAGTCACTGAatcgcctgtgcagcagctcatcagaagcctattaattacctgctgattgaaatcaggagttaaaactaaaacgtgctggatactggccctccaggcctgCAGTTCAGAATCCCTGCTTTAGAGCATATGAAactgttggggctcacaatgacccAGGAGGCCAGATAAATTCCTATTCCCCATAAATTAGATCTGCAATTATTTCAGGACAGGAATATGAAAGCGGCATGTTGATTAGCTGGTTACCCTGCTGGCTCTGTGACAATGcctgaagctgtgtgtgtgtgtgggtggggaggggaggggtggggggggAGAGTAAGCATCCCACCACATCCTGGAAAGCGAGTGTGCCAACATTAATTTTGTTTTCCTCTTGTCCAAGAAAGACATTAGCACAGGCTAACATTAGTAGTAGCTCAGCTCAATAGTTAAAGGCACaccatgcaactttttcatattttttaaataattttcttcagccagtatgtgctaaaatgaccctttacaaggttaatgaattgtcactcagacccctgtggccagaaaaaccacacttgcaacttcagagtggtctGGACCCTGTTGGACTTTGTAAAGTGAAATAGACATGCCTTGCGCTGGACTCTGATTTCAGCATATTTCATGCATCTTTTATGAAAGCAGCTgatatgtttgatttagtgatgaaccgctcctgtagacactaataaagCCTGAGTAGaagaagggtgtttctcaatgtcaaggcgatgTATTGTGAGGCTAGGCGCCTTGCTTAAGAcaatgtccttccttggtcaaagaaaacggttatatGGAACAGAGTTGCTAAGCCGCGGTCACATAACGTCACATaatacgggagataacgttatattttatacgcataagtttcaatataaatatataacaagccttttactttttaaattgtgtatacatttgttaaatgaaatatgtaagcaagttactacctgctagccaccaaagctgaaaCCACTAGCATCTAACCAACCATAGCaaccttctttggatctaaaaaaaatatttcagatatcagcccgatagcgACAGTTAGTTGATTTACATTTAAACATGAAATTTGCCTCGAAAGTACTTGCTGGTTTCTGatccgcccatccatccatccatccatccatccatccattttcatccccttatccggagtcgggacgcgggggcagtagcctaaggctagaggcccagacttccctctccccagccacttgggccagctcctccggggtaatcccaaggcattccctggccaggtgagagacatagtccctccaccatgtcctgggtctagctttaggtctcctcccggttgaaaGTGCctcgaaaacctcaccagggaggtgtgcaggaggcatcctgaccagatgcccgagccaccttaactggctcctctcaatgtggaggagcagcgggtctactctgagcccctcctgaatgaccgagcttctcactctatctctaagggagagcccagccactcttcagagaaaactcattttggccgcttgtatccgcaatctcattctttcggtcactacccaaagctcatgatcataggtgagggtaggaacgtagatcgaccggtaaatcgagagcttcgccttctgactcagctctctcttcaccacgacagaccggtacaacgcccgcatcactgcagatgcagcaccaatcggcctatcgatctcatgctccagttttccctcactcatgaacaagaccccgagatacttaaactcctccacttggggcaggacctcatccctaacccagagaaggcattctacccttttacgaATCAAGAAcatagtctcagatttagaggagctgattctcatcccagctgcttcacactcagctgcgcaccgctccagcgaaagctgaagatcatgttctgatgaagccaacaggaccacatcatctgcaaaaagcagagacctgatcctcaggccaccaaaacggatgccctccacaccttggctgcgcctagatatcctgtccataaaagttatgaacagaatcgtgacaaagggcagccttggcgaagtccaactctcactgggaacgagcccgacttactgccggcaatgcggaccaagctctgacactggtcatacggggacctaacagcccatatcagagggcctggtaccctatactcctggagtacccccccacagggccccccgagggacgcggtcaaacgccttctccaaatccacaaaacacatgtatacTGGTTGAGCAAATTCCCGCGCaatctccaggatccccctaagggtatagagctggtccagtgttccacggccaggatgaaaaccacattgctcctcctgaatctgaggttcaacaatctgacggactctcctctccagaacccttgaatagactttaccaggaaagctcaggagtgtgatccccctgtagttggaacacaccctgcggtccccctttttaaataaggggaccaccaccccggtctgccagtctagtgggactgcccccgatgtccacgtgatattgcagagccgtgtcagccaacacagccccacaacatccagagccttaaggaactcagggcggatctcatccacccctggagccttgccacagaggagctttttaaccacctcagcgacctcagcaccagagatttgagaggccaacccaaagtccccagactctgcttcctcactggaagacgtgtcggtgggattgaggaggtcttcaaagtattctgcccaccgatccacaacatcctgagtagaggtcagcagcaaacTGCCTCCACTATAGATGGCGTtggtagtcccccccccccccccccccccccccccccgaggcgcaggatggtggaccagaatctcctcgaagccatacggaagtcttgctccatggtcctttgccttggcgaccacccgagccgcgctccgcttggactgccggtacccgtcagctgcctctggagtcccacaggccaaaaaagacctgataggactctttcttcagcttgacagcatccctaaccgccagtgtccaccagcaggtttgggggttgccaccacgacaggcaccaacgatcctgcgaccacagctctggtcggccgcctcaacaatggaggcatggaaaagggtccattcagactcaatgtcccccgcctcccccagaccattttggaagttctgtcggaggtgggaattgaaactccttctgacaggagactctgccagacgttcccagcagaccctcgcaatacgtatgggcctgcctggtctgactggcatcctcccccaccatctgagccaaatcaccaccaggtagtggtcggttcacccgagtgtccaagacatgcggccacaggtcagatgaaataacaacaaagtcgatcatcgagctatggcctaaggtatcctggtgccaagagcacattatggacaatccatgactggcacataagtccaataacaaaacaccactcgaattcagatcagaggggccattcctcccaaccacaccgctccaggtctcactgtcattgcccacgtgagcgttaaagtcccccagcagaacgagggagtcaccagaaggagcgctttccagcaccccctccaaggtctccaaaaagggagggtagtctgaactgtagtttggtgtataagcacagaccacagtcagaacccatccccccaaacaaaggcggagggaggctaccctctcattcactggggtaaaccccaacgtacaggcaccaagatagggggcaactagtatgcccacccgtgCTCGGCgcatctcagtgggagcaactccagagtggcagaaagtccaacccctctcaaggaaactggttccagagccagagccatgcattgaagTGAGtccgactgtatctagtcggaacctctcaacctcacacaccaactcaggttccttccccaccagagaggtgacattccatgtgccaagagccagcttctgtagctgaggatcagaccgccaaggtccccgccctcgactaccacccgtcacacactgcacccgacaccTTTGGCCCCTTCCACGATGGGTGAGCCAataggaagggggacccacgtttcctcttggggctgtgcccggccgggctccatgggtgaaagcctggccaccaggtgctcgccaacgtgccccacctccaggcctggctccagaggggggccccggtgacccacgtctgggtgagggaacatggtttccatttatataattcatcataagaggtcttcaggctgctcttcgtcttatccctcacctaggacctgtttgccatgggtgaccctaccagaggcagaaagcctcaaacaacttagctcctaggatcagtgagacactcaaacccctccaccacggtaaggtggcagcccagggaacgGTTCCTAggcatctcctaggcaactggggcgggaccgggacgggaccaagacatcaaggccatccttttgaaaatactgctgggaaatgtttgaccaaggctaggttacaagacacctcccatgtatccttgctcagctagctaaacggctaacaaatggagaacagacgcctcggtagaacatgaacatgggAACACACCTAggcagttcctgatgacgtatctcctaggcaaccggggcgggaccaagacatcaaggcgaggttccttgacattgagaaacacccaaagacAAATGCATAGCAAGGAGGAGAGTTTCActcacactagggggtgctaaaagcacaaGGCTAGTTTTCTTCTGTAGTTAGCATTACTTTAACATTTATATGTTGCTGATGATGATTTGTTTCTCTTTGGCTTTTAGGTAACTAATTTGCACAATCTATAACCCAAAAGGACTCACTCAACAAACCAGGTGGGGCACCCTAGGGATTTATCTTTGTGCAGATCACGCAGTGGTGTAATACTTAACAGCTCCACCAGGTTGACAACAGCGCGAGGCACCTGCAGGATACACAACACTTATTTGGCTCCCAGATATTTGCATCATGTTTTAAGCTAATGTGACAAAGTTGGGAGCGTACTTCACTATGGAGGATGTCCAGAGCTTGTTGGATTTGACTGACAACATTCCTGGGTGAAAAGGAGATCTGTAGGACAAAAATATGTCTCACAATATACGATTGTGGCAGTTTGTACCATtaaataaaaactcaaaagtGTTTCATTTATGGAGGAGATAAGTGCTCACGCTGTCCGTGCAGAAGTCACAGATGTCATTTCCACCAATAAACATGGTGATCACTTTCCAGTCGTTGTGGAAGTCAATGCTCTAATAGAAAAGACATGTCCAGCTATTACTAAAGATCAAGTTTACCTGGGATGATGCATTTTTGTTTTTCTCCACCTTACCGAGTCCCTTTTCATCTTGTCCACTAGAGCGCGTACCTGCCGCACCATATCACTGCAGGGGAGAACTGAGTTCATCTTCAGTGACAAACTGAGACCAAATCTTTTGAgacatttgatttaaaagttgAAATAAGATTTTTTTGGGGGTTGGTGGCTGACTGACCCACTCCTCGCTCCTGCCACAGCTTGATTAAGAGAAGCTGCCGGGCTGTTCTGGTTACCGACTCCTTTTGAGAATCCAGTCAGTGAAGGGTTAAATTCCTTAAGgatgtctgcaaaaacaaaaacattttattgtTCATAGGTATCAAAATCATCCTTTATCCaaataaatgcatgaatgcaaTGTTGATCATTTTTATTCCTTTATTTTGTATACTATAAAACATTCTCATAACATGAATGTAAAAAGGATTTCTTAAGCAACAAGGAGAGGTTTTTCACCGTTTGGGACTGCTTCACAAAAATTTTGAGGGGTTTCAAGGATAATTGTCATTTAGAAGATGAAATGTTACTTAAAAAACTTAGAGAATCCAATGAAATATCAGAAGAAATGACACAAGGCTGATAAAACTAATACTTTTGGGTCTATGTTTAAACCAAGCAAGGTTTTAGAATTGAAACAGGAGCTGTGTCCTTTTTTCCTTAGTCCCTTCCATGTTTTCTACCCCCTCCCATGCGCCCTTGTGTTTCTGGCCCGGGCCCCTCTCATGTTTTGTCCCTTTCTCCTTATGTGTCCCTGGTCCTTCTTCATTTAGTCCAATCCCCAGCCTCTTAGTTTTATTTCTCATTAGTTTTCCCCTTATTTTTGTGAAGCTTTTCGTATTTCAGGTCCCTGTTTGTTTAGCCTCCTTTTCTAtccatgacctttgacctctgtgtTTCCTTGGCCGTTGTTTATTTCTTTTGTTTAGAGTAGTCTTTTCTCCTGTTCTTAGTTTATTCATCAGTTAGCTTTTGTCTTTAGATACTTTGTGTTCATTCCCTACTTAGTATCAGGTACGCCTGTCAGAAACCATCATACCTGTTTCCCCTTGTCTCCTCTCACACCTCAGTTCTATTTAAACCCAGCTGAGTTTCCATTTCCCGTTGGTTTCTTGTGCGTTGTCATTCATGTACTTCCTGCTCCTGCTCTGAGTTTggataataaagacttttttttttgtttacctcACCTGGCTGCTTCCTGGATCTCTCCACACCAGGCGtgtggaaccctggtcctcgagggctggtatcctgcatgtctttgctccaacacgtcTGATTCAGTGtcggattcacctgttcagcagctcctcaggctctgcagaagcctgttaatcacctgctgattgaaaccaggtgtgttgaagcagggttgaaactaaaatatgctggatagcagcccttgatggaccagggttccccacccatgTTCTACACCCTCCTGCCTTTGGGTCCtaatgtcaacaacaacaacaacagattgTTGTATTTTAGGGTTCTGGAACTTTAGAGTCTCTGGAGGAAAAATTCCCCTAGGTGGCAGCTTTATAACAATAAATAACACCTTTATTACATTTGCTCCAACCACCACCACAAGTACTATATAGTAGTGAAAATCATAAAAACTATTAAAGAATTCAGAGGAATCAAACATACTTGGTAGAGTCGTCACCGTGGTAACATTTTCATCACCTCCAATGCTGAAAATGAAAGAAACAGATGAGTTTTTTTATCATTACACCAAATA from Nothobranchius furzeri strain GRZ-AD chromosome 18, NfurGRZ-RIMD1, whole genome shotgun sequence harbors:
- the plb1 gene encoding phospholipase B1, membrane-associated isoform X2 produces the protein MPRSTFLILGALLGLGTIFTDCMKFVQENRPAADKTTESDRLTLCSPIPPPLTSSPASVHTLTPADIGGLYTLGLPLAHRNEVSRVLTRLAELISMFNPELITQHVDQTLLQTRSLLQEVEDLCVSLNQVTDWKIVFLFVPADLVCTCSPQVDVNVKTVVQEVDEALQMLQNRLHRTLVHVVVWSGHYTEEKCNCRDELVSQRLQKAILLKVLQDFLNQRLKASSWYNGVDFSVVLQSSPAFLKTNSESENTWSELNRLAIQLWTNLLQPASGPTVGVDMIIPCPTREHPFLRTQMNSKEETLSLRTASKPADPVMGTEVLCTERSPSSSTPKSVHELRPADIKVVAAVGDSLTAANGVGATNDNLLLVINEYRGLSWSIGGDENVTTVTTLPNILKEFNPSLTGFSKGVGNQNSPAASLNQAVAGARSGDMVRQVRALVDKMKRDSSIDFHNDWKVITMFIGGNDICDFCTDSISFSPRNVVSQIQQALDILHSEVPRAVVNLVELLSITPLRDLHKDKSLGCPTWFVEIVCPCVVKPKDGTSELQRLIDFNRAYQFAMRELVDSGRYDTHDNFSVILQPFFREVFLPRLEDGRPDRSYFSPDCFHLSQKAHTLMARSLWNNMLEPVGNKTFREDFTSGIDLKCPSQTNPFLRTALNSNYTFPGPPPSPPPVTNWGSDFSCVNTAPSNSVPTSVHRLRPADIKIVAALGDSITAGFGAKAQNLLQLKNEYRGVSWSIGGDDSLETVTTLPNILRKFNPDIKGVSKGIGKRQTGFNMAVSGAKMAEIPQQIHNLIITMKNDSTVNFQNDWKLVTLFIGGNDLCQYCNDRVTLSPQNYSHHMRMSLDILYKEVPRAIVNVLEILEIEGLRRIKSDSLGCKLIQKQVCPCFLLPGEDSPELAEIKRINRDVQIETEKLVYGGNYDGREDFAVVLQPFFKNTIVPLDTDGRPDSTYFSKDCFHFSERGHADMAIALWNNMLEPVGQKQTYNNFTNARNNLKCPTEEHPYIFTKGNSFPTTTSDCSGSVPAWLAAVLAIVGLLIGWVITWTVFFCRDKTSKRKIMTYSLGMKETTF
- the plb1 gene encoding phospholipase B1, membrane-associated isoform X1, with protein sequence MKFVQENRPAADKTTESDRLTLCSPIPPPLTSSPASVHTLTPADIGGLYTLGLPLAHRNEVSRVLTRLAELISMFNPELITQHVDQTLLQTRSLLQEVEDLCVSLNQVTDWKIVFLFVPADLVCTCSPQVDVNVKTVVQEVDEALQMLQNRLHRTLVHVVVWSGHYTEEKCNCRDELVSQRLQKAILLKVLQDFLNQRLKASSWYNGVDFSVVLQSSPAFLKTNSESENTWSELNRLAIQLWTNLLQPASGPTVGVDMIIPCPTREHPFLRTQMNSKEETLSLRTASKPADPVMGTEVLCTERSPSSSTPKSVHELRPADIKVVAAVGDSLTAANGVGATNDNLLLVINEYRGLSWSIGGDENVTTVTTLPNILKEFNPSLTGFSKGVGNQNSPAASLNQAVAGARSGDMVRQVRALVDKMKRDSSIDFHNDWKVITMFIGGNDICDFCTDSISFSPRNVVSQIQQALDILHSEVPRAVVNLVELLSITPLRDLHKDKSLGCPTWFVEIVCPCVVKPKDGTSELQRLIDFNRAYQFAMRELVDSGRYDTHDNFSVILQPFFREVFLPRLEDGRPDRSYFSPDCFHLSQKAHTLMARSLWNNMLEPVGNKTFREDFTSGIDLKCPSQTNPFLRTALNSNYTFPGPPPSPPPVTNWGSDFSCVNTAPSNSVPTSVHRLRPADIKIVAALGDSITAGFGAKAQNLLQLKNEYRGVSWSIGGDDSLETVTTLPNILRKFNPDIKGVSKGIGKRQTGFNMAVSGAKMAEIPQQIHNLIITMKNDSTVNFQNDWKLVTLFIGGNDLCQYCNDRVTLSPQNYSHHMRMSLDILYKEVPRAIVNVLEILEIEGLRRIKSDSLGCKLIQKQVCPCFLLPGEDSPELAEIKRINRDVQIETEKLVYGGNYDGREDFAVVLQPFFKNTIVPLDTDGRPDSTYFSKDCFHFSERGHADMAIALWNNMLEPVGQKQTYNNFTNARNNLKCPTEEHPYIFTKGNSFPTTTSDCSGSVPAWLAAVLAIVGLLIGWVITWTVFFCRDKTSKRKIMTYSLGMKETTF